In Halococcus salsus, one DNA window encodes the following:
- a CDS encoding DUF7523 family protein encodes MSVAAETRRAVHEQPFVHEALRAGVINYTAAARFLDVGEPEPVAAALRRYAEALPDPETASREARVTMRSGIGPAANADPEEAVLAVGDTAFADGGSLTGVLATGAVDPAALGHVLSRFAVEDIEPEAAGVAGDALVVVVGRRDAPDAVRVVEDALSAVPVTGTPTD; translated from the coding sequence ATGTCCGTCGCCGCCGAGACCAGACGCGCCGTCCACGAACAGCCGTTCGTCCACGAGGCGCTCCGGGCCGGGGTCATCAACTACACCGCCGCCGCCCGGTTCCTCGACGTCGGGGAGCCCGAACCCGTCGCGGCCGCGCTCCGGCGCTACGCCGAGGCCCTCCCCGACCCCGAGACCGCCTCCCGCGAGGCGCGGGTCACGATGCGAAGCGGGATCGGCCCCGCGGCCAATGCCGATCCGGAGGAAGCCGTGCTCGCGGTCGGCGACACCGCGTTCGCGGACGGGGGGTCACTCACGGGCGTGCTCGCCACGGGCGCGGTCGACCCCGCCGCGCTCGGACACGTCCTCTCGCGGTTCGCCGTCGAGGATATCGAGCCCGAGGCCGCCGGTGTCGCCGGTGACGCGCTCGTCGTCGTCGTGGGACGACGCGACGCGCCCGACGCCGTGCGTGTCGTCGAGGACGCGCTGTCGGCGGTCCCGGTTACGGGGACTCCGACGGATTGA
- the cysS gene encoding cysteine--tRNA ligase, translating to MTLRVENTLTGEREPFEPRDPDSVLLYYCGLTVSDRAHLGHARTWTHVDVMHRWLEFLGYDVRHVENFTDVNEKIVARIGEDDLGDSEHAVADGFIQRTLDDMRALGLKRAEVYPRVSEHVPEIIDLVETLIEKGYAYESNGSVYFDVTTFEDYGKLSNQRLDDIEAQGEADERSEKRHAADFALWKADGVSPNALADHRSEDRPVGDHPPNGEIWDSPWGEGRPGWHIECSAMSMTHLDDTIDIHVGGRDLVFPHHENEIAQSEAATGEEFARYWLHADLFSMDEEKMSTSLGNFITVEDALAEYGRNAVRTFLLSGSYNTTQTYSEAAIEEAVERAARLERTHERAETVLDGSHTSSKSPDSVLRESTNDTREAFEAAMNDDFNTRGALASLLELSTVVNRHLDDRGAAGEAYDYQGLLAAVETVEELGGGVLGLSFGETADGDVSLADELVELVLETREAERAAGNYDRADDLRNELEALGVEIEDTDDGPTFSVETTE from the coding sequence ATGACGCTGCGCGTCGAGAACACGCTGACCGGCGAGCGCGAGCCGTTCGAGCCACGCGACCCCGACTCCGTTCTCCTCTACTACTGTGGGCTCACGGTCTCGGACCGCGCTCACCTCGGCCACGCGCGCACCTGGACTCACGTCGACGTGATGCACCGCTGGCTCGAATTCCTCGGCTACGACGTCCGCCACGTCGAGAACTTCACTGACGTCAACGAGAAGATCGTCGCCCGCATCGGTGAAGACGACCTCGGCGACTCGGAGCACGCGGTCGCGGACGGCTTCATCCAACGAACCCTCGACGACATGCGCGCACTGGGGCTCAAACGCGCCGAGGTCTATCCACGGGTCTCGGAACACGTCCCCGAGATAATCGACCTCGTCGAGACGCTGATCGAGAAGGGCTACGCCTACGAGTCGAATGGATCTGTCTATTTCGACGTCACGACCTTCGAGGACTACGGGAAACTCTCGAACCAGCGCCTCGACGACATCGAAGCCCAGGGCGAGGCCGACGAACGTTCGGAGAAGCGCCACGCCGCCGACTTCGCGCTCTGGAAGGCCGACGGGGTCTCGCCGAACGCGCTCGCCGACCACCGCTCCGAGGACCGTCCGGTCGGGGACCACCCGCCGAACGGCGAGATCTGGGACTCGCCGTGGGGCGAGGGCCGGCCGGGCTGGCACATCGAGTGCTCGGCGATGAGCATGACCCACCTCGACGACACTATCGACATCCACGTCGGCGGTCGGGACCTGGTCTTCCCCCACCACGAGAACGAGATCGCCCAGAGCGAGGCCGCAACAGGGGAGGAGTTCGCCCGCTACTGGCTCCACGCCGACCTCTTCTCGATGGACGAGGAGAAGATGAGCACCAGCCTCGGGAATTTCATTACTGTTGAGGACGCGCTCGCCGAATACGGCCGCAACGCGGTCCGCACGTTCCTCCTCTCGGGGAGCTACAACACCACCCAGACCTACAGCGAGGCTGCCATCGAGGAGGCCGTCGAGCGTGCGGCGCGCCTCGAACGCACCCACGAGCGCGCCGAGACGGTGCTCGACGGTTCGCACACGTCCTCGAAGTCACCCGACAGCGTGCTTCGGGAGTCGACGAACGACACGCGCGAGGCGTTCGAAGCCGCGATGAACGACGACTTCAACACCCGGGGCGCGCTCGCCTCGTTGCTCGAACTCTCGACGGTCGTCAACCGCCACCTCGACGACCGCGGGGCCGCCGGCGAAGCCTACGACTACCAAGGGCTCCTGGCGGCGGTCGAGACGGTCGAGGAGCTCGGCGGCGGGGTGCTCGGGCTGAGCTTCGGCGAGACGGCGGACGGCGACGTCAGCCTCGCCGACGAACTCGTCGAGCTCGTGCTCGAGACCCGCGAGGCCGAACGCGCCGCCGGCAACTACGACCGCGCCGACGACCTCAGAAACGAACTCGAAGCCCTCGGCGTCGAGATCGAGGACACCGACGACGGCCCCACCTTCTCGGTCGAGACGACGGAGTAG